The DNA segment AGAACTGCTCGGGGGCGATGAAGAAGGCGGTCTCCATGGTGAGCTTCTTGCAGGTGTCCGAGGCGGCGAGGCACGCCCGGATCCCCTCCCACCGCCGCGGGTCCCCGGCGACGTACCCGCGCATCCAGCCGGAGAAGCCCTCGAGGCGGTACTCGCGGTAGGCGCGGCCGGGCACGTCGTACGCGCCGGAGCCGTGGGTGACGGCAAAGGCGAAGACGAGGAGCGCCAGGAGGAGCGTGATGAGGGCCGCCATGGCGAAGAGGTAGGCGGCCAGCAGGCCCTGGCGGTTCCAGTAGGCGCCGACGAAGCCGGCGagggcgacgaggaggaggagcccGCCGAGGATGGCCACGGGCCAGCGCGCCAGCCGCGCGCACTCGGCGCCCTGCTTGGACGCGAACCAGAGGCCCGTGGCCACCACCGGGATGGTGCAGATTAGGGCCAGGAAGTTGAGGCACGCCGTGATGTTGTTGCTCACGGCCATGCCCGCGGCGCGGGCGGACTCGCCGACGGAGCGAGCGAGAGTGGGAGTGAGAGTGCGAGCAGTGGAGTGAAGCGAGTCTGTGACTGGAAAGGAGGGAGACTTTTCTTGTTCGCCCTTGTGTAATTTCCAGGGTATTGCGTTGCACCTGCAGAGAAGGTGTGAAGTGAAATGGAGGACACGGGCACACGCTGCTCACTCAGGCAGCCCGCGGTGAGGCGCGTCTTGGATGATGTACCGATGAGATGGCGGAGGTCGGCACCGGCAGCTTCCGTGGACGCACCCGCACGTGTCGTGTCGCCGTGCTGCGTCCGCCGGTGAGAGGAGAGAAGGCGGCGCCGATGCCACTGATTGACACCGTCGGGCGTGCTGCTACAGAAAATCTGGACGTGCTGGCGTGCCGACTTCGTTTCATCGGGGACGGGAAGGCCGCAAATCCATCCCGGCGGGGTGAGGTGCGCTTCGGCCGACATGGCTTTTCAGCTGAACTTGAAAAAAAAAATAGCTATCTTTCGGGCGTTTGAATGGATTCGTAAGTCACGGGGGTGCAACCGCTGGAAGACGACGTACAATCGATTTAAATGACGGTTTAATAATAGAATCGGTGTTTCGTCATCGTGTTGCCGGCAGTGGCATTTTAATCTTTTGTTTTGAGTTAGCTTGTGAACTTGCCCCAACCCTAGgccgtcgccggcctcctccctcttCCCTCCGACCTCGCCTCCACCGAAGACAGCCGCCGGCAAGCCCGCGCTGAGCCGAGGAAGGTGGCGGCAAGGCTAGTTGCTTTTGGCTCGGGCGAAGGGCTTGGCGATCCGGGGTGCCGGCCCGGTCGAGGTGGGTGGCGCCGGACCTACGACAGTCGGCGGCTGTGGGTGCGTGACCGGTCTTCCTCGACTTGCTTGGGCAGCAGGGATCCGGTGGTTGGAGCTCGCGAAGGCCGGGCTTTCCGTCGGTCGGCCGTCAGATCCAGATCGACCTTCACCAATGTCATCTCCTTCATCCTCTCTTGTTCGATCTGTGCTTCGGCGTGGTCTGCTCGCCAGATCCAGGTGGTGGGCGGCGTTTTGGTGGTGGAGCTTTAGGGACCAGGGGAAACCCTtggtcgtcggcggcggccaaaacgacgccgccgccgcggcgTCGAACCACTCCTTGGAGGCTTCGTTGAGGTACCCATTCCCCCCCACCCATCCTCCCTGCATCTAGGGGAACCCTTTGGTCCTGCTTTAGGACGACGGCGGCGTTACGGCGTCGTTCCCCTTCCTGGAGGCATCGTCCTTGGACCGCAGGGTGGATGCCATGTTCGGGTGGGTTGGTGGCTGTAGTGGCGGCTCTATTCTCCGATGAGTGCTCTGCTGCTTGTTAATGTTGGTTGCTTTGGATGACGAAGACCTTGACGGATCAAGCACATTTcttagactagccacagtgggagtaatTTCAGCAGTAACATCAAGTCCAACTcaacaaatttgcttatgtggtaatgagttaatgaggagagaggtagttGTAGTAACTTAACTAGTTACTgcaacatcacatgtcccaatgcaatatgagtctataacctaataaatgaagcttTGCATGTTACCACGCTTATGTTACTatccactatgaaggtagtaatatagtctagggatatgtgtatgttactttccattgtggctagtcttatgTTAGATATTGGTAGCTGCTTGTAGGGCTGGAATTCGATCCGAGTCAAGCCAGCTCGGCTCGACTCGCTAGCTCGAATCGACTTGTTATTACCTAAAGCTCGGCTCGACTCGTTATTCTTCGAGTTTGAGTCGATTCGAGCCGAGTCATGAGCTACTCATTTAGCTCACGAGCTTCGAGCTTTTTTTTTCCAGCCCTAGCTGCTTGTGTTGTCTTTGGTCATTGCGCTATTCTGCTTGCATCATGTACCTGCCGCCTCAGGTTGTTCTGCCTCAGCTTCTTTCTTTTCTTGTTTGATGTTCCTTGTAAGTGGTTGATCGTTGTAATCCTG comes from the Triticum urartu cultivar G1812 unplaced genomic scaffold, Tu2.1 TuUngrouped_contig_6688, whole genome shotgun sequence genome and includes:
- the LOC125530968 gene encoding tetraspanin-2-like (The sequence of the model RefSeq protein was modified relative to this genomic sequence to represent the inferred CDS: added 301 bases not found in genome assembly) — protein: MAVSNNITACLNFLALICTIPVVATGLWFASKQGAECARLARWPVAILGGLLLLVALAGFVGAYWNRQGLLAAYLFAMAALITLLLALLVFAFAVTHGSGAYDVPGRAYREYRLEGFSGWMRGYVAGDPRRWEGIRACLAASDTCKKLTMETAFFIAPEQFYQSDLSPLQSGCCKPPTACGYAYVSPTAWASPATPAADADCGAWSNDPRQLCYWCDSCKAGMLGTLRDQWRRANVALVAATVALLVVYVIGCSAFKNAQTEDLFRRYKWSNNT